Genomic segment of Aquila chrysaetos chrysaetos chromosome 16, bAquChr1.4, whole genome shotgun sequence:
GTTACAAAAGGTTAGGAAAGGTAATAGAGGGCCCGAGGTCTCGCCGCGAAGGGGAGCGGCACCACGAGCAATTTCAGCCTCTGCTACACGCGGGTCCGGACGCGGCTAGCGAGCACCACGCTTGCTCCCACGTTGGCGGCGGGTGAGCCGCAGCAGAGCGGGCGATACGTAAACCGACGGCAGGGAACCGGAGTACGAGAAAGCGCACCTCGCTTCCTAAGCGAAGACGAGCGATGTagcggggtggggtggggtgatttttttaaatacggGCTATTAACTTCGCCGTACCTCTGACCTCCCGGCTGACGGAACCGCGCTATTCGTTTAGGAAGTCGGCTCGAATAAATAAGTTTTGCCGGGGCGAAGGACGACGCCTTCGCTCGAGGAGGGCGCTCCTTCCAGACGGAGCCCGGGGCTGCGCCCTCCGGCGCCTCCCGGGGCGGGGAcggggccgggcggccgcgGGCGCCGGccgaagcccccccccccctcggcgCCGGCGGGCCGGGGTCCCGTCTCAGGCGCGGAGATAGTCGTTCTTGAGGCGGCTGAGGCGGGCGCCGTGGCTGCGGACGGTGAGGGCGAGGAGGTCGTGCTTGTCCCGCAGCCCGCTGGAGATGTGGCGGGTCTCCCGCAGCAGGGCGCGGGcgtgcagcagcagccccaagAAGCTGTCGCCCAGGCGGGCCTCCTCCCGGcccccctgctcctgcccctgccgGAATTTGCCCTCCAGCTCGCTCAGCGACCGGTCCGAGCTGGAGTAGGCGTCGCTGATCTGGGCGGACTCGCGGCGCAGGTAGGTGCTGTAGCTCTCCTCCCCGTCCAGGTCGTAGGAGATGCTCTTGCCGATGCCCTCCAGCACCCGGCCCGCGTCCTCCACCTGCCGGCCCAGCACCGTCAGCTCCTCCCGCAGGCtgagcccgccgccgccgcctcctcctcctcctcctcctcctccgcccgccgccgccccgcacCGCCGCTGCTCGCTCACCCTGAAGAGCAGCTGGCACCGCTCGGGGTCGTCGTTCTCCTCGTAGTCCCCGTCGGGGACGAAATAGTGGTGCAGGGTCCCGTTAGACATCTCGGGGTACAGCGGGCCCTCGAAGTACCCGCGGCAGAGCCCGCACACGCAACCCAACCACAGCAAGAGCAGCGCTGCCGGCATGCtgccgcggccggcggcgggcagccTTAGGGCCGGCCGGAGCCGCGCTGCTCCCGCCCCATGGAGctctccccccggccccgggccgctgctgccgccgccgggcaCGGCCGGCTCCGCTCCGGGCCGGCTCGGGTAGAGCGGCCGGCGGCCTGGCGGCGCTCTGGGGCCGGGGGCCGGCTGCACCGCCTTTAAAAGCCGGAGGAGGAAGCGGCCCCCgcgccgggcagggcagggccgggccgggccgcccccccccaaacccgc
This window contains:
- the FIBIN gene encoding fin bud initiation factor homolog, translating into MPAALLLLWLGCVCGLCRGYFEGPLYPEMSNGTLHHYFVPDGDYEENDDPERCQLLFRVSEQRRCGAAAGGGGGGGGGGGGGGLSLREELTVLGRQVEDAGRVLEGIGKSISYDLDGEESYSTYLRRESAQISDAYSSSDRSLSELEGKFRQGQEQGGREEARLGDSFLGLLLHARALLRETRHISSGLRDKHDLLALTVRSHGARLSRLKNDYLRA